In a genomic window of Pseudomonas mohnii:
- a CDS encoding ABC transporter ATP-binding protein, whose protein sequence is MHDLPDDSATVKRVDRLSWAEIRRLALHHKKSLWIANGVAVLATLCSVPIPLLLPLLVDEVLLGHGDAALKIMNHALPDAWQKAAGYIGLMLLVTLTLRCAALLFNVVQARLFAALAKDIVYRIRIRLIERLKRISLGEYESLGSGTVTTHLVTDLDTLDKFVGETLSRFLVALLTLVGTAGILMWMHWKLALLILLFNPLVIYATVQLGKRVKHLKKLENDSTSRFTQALTETLDAIQEVRAGNRQGFFLGRLGLRAREVRDYAVSSQWKTDASNRASGLLFQFGIDIFRAAAMLTVLFSDLSIGQMLAVFSYLWFMIGPVEQLLNLQYAYYAAGGALSRINELLSRADEPEYPKGVDPFNGRETVGIEVQGLSFGYGDELVLNQMNLSIAPGEKVAIVGASGGGKSTLVQLLLGLYTPLAGTIRFGGSTQQEIGLETVRENVAVVLQHPALFNDTVRANLTMGRERSDEACWHALEIAQLHATIRDLPNGLDSIVGRSGVRLSGGQRQRLAIARMVLAEPKVVILDEATSALDAATEYNLHQAMARFLSNRTTLIIAHRLSAVKQADRVLVFDGGKIAEDGDHQQLIADGGLYAKLYGHLQRL, encoded by the coding sequence GTGCATGATCTGCCCGACGATAGCGCGACGGTAAAACGTGTCGATCGGTTGAGCTGGGCGGAAATTCGTCGTCTGGCGCTTCATCACAAAAAGTCCCTGTGGATCGCCAACGGCGTGGCCGTGCTGGCGACGCTTTGCAGTGTGCCCATCCCCTTGCTCTTGCCATTGCTGGTGGACGAAGTGTTGCTGGGGCATGGTGACGCTGCGCTGAAAATCATGAACCACGCGCTGCCGGATGCCTGGCAGAAGGCTGCGGGTTACATCGGCCTGATGCTGCTGGTGACCCTGACGCTGCGCTGTGCCGCCTTACTGTTCAACGTGGTGCAGGCGCGGTTGTTCGCGGCGCTGGCCAAGGACATCGTCTACCGCATTCGCATCCGGCTGATCGAGCGCCTCAAGCGTATTTCGCTGGGGGAATACGAAAGCCTGGGCAGCGGCACGGTGACCACGCACCTGGTCACCGACCTGGACACCCTGGACAAGTTCGTCGGAGAAACCCTCAGCCGTTTCCTCGTGGCCTTGCTGACGCTGGTGGGGACCGCGGGCATTCTGATGTGGATGCACTGGAAACTGGCGCTGCTGATCCTGTTGTTCAACCCGTTGGTGATCTACGCCACGGTGCAGTTGGGCAAGCGGGTCAAGCACCTGAAAAAGCTCGAGAACGACAGCACTTCGCGCTTCACCCAGGCGCTGACCGAAACCCTCGATGCGATCCAGGAAGTGCGTGCTGGCAACCGTCAGGGTTTCTTCCTTGGTCGCCTGGGGCTGCGGGCCAGAGAAGTCCGTGATTACGCGGTGAGCTCCCAGTGGAAAACCGATGCCTCAAACCGGGCCAGTGGCTTGCTGTTCCAGTTCGGCATCGATATTTTTCGTGCCGCTGCAATGCTGACGGTGCTGTTTTCCGACCTGTCCATCGGCCAGATGCTCGCGGTGTTCAGCTACCTGTGGTTCATGATCGGGCCGGTTGAACAACTGCTGAACCTGCAATACGCCTATTACGCTGCGGGCGGTGCCCTGTCGCGAATCAACGAACTGCTGTCCCGCGCCGATGAGCCGGAGTACCCGAAAGGGGTCGATCCGTTCAACGGCCGCGAGACGGTGGGCATCGAGGTTCAGGGCTTGAGTTTTGGCTACGGCGACGAACTGGTGCTGAACCAGATGAACCTGTCCATCGCCCCCGGCGAGAAAGTCGCGATCGTCGGCGCCAGCGGGGGTGGCAAGAGCACCCTGGTGCAACTGCTGCTGGGCTTGTACACGCCACTGGCCGGCACCATTCGCTTCGGCGGTTCGACTCAGCAAGAGATCGGTCTGGAGACTGTCCGGGAGAATGTCGCCGTGGTCCTGCAACACCCGGCGCTGTTCAACGACACCGTGCGCGCCAACCTGACCATGGGCCGTGAACGCAGTGACGAGGCTTGCTGGCATGCGCTGGAAATCGCGCAGTTGCACGCCACGATTCGTGACTTGCCCAATGGCCTGGACAGCATCGTCGGACGCTCCGGCGTGCGTTTGTCCGGTGGCCAGCGGCAACGCCTGGCGATCGCGCGGATGGTGTTGGCCGAGCCGAAAGTGGTGATCCTCGACGAGGCCACTTCAGCGCTGGATGCTGCCACCGAATACAACCTGCATCAGGCGATGGCACGGTTCCTGAGTAACCGCACCACGCTGATCATCGCCCACCGGCTGTCGGCAGTGAAACAAGCCGACAGGGTGCTGGTGTTCGACGGCGGGAAAATCGCCGAGGATGGCGACCATCAGCAGTTAATCGCTGATGGTGGCCTGTATGCCAAGCTGTATGGGCATTTGCAGCGGTTGTAG
- a CDS encoding DsbA family protein, with amino-acid sequence MCSWCWGFAPVANALVEQAQAAGVHVHLVVGGLRTGSGAALEPTTRRYILEHWQAVTEATGQPFKLEGALPDGFVYDTEPACRALVTARSLAPDCAWKLLGLIQQAFYAEGRDVTHASVLVELAERAGLPRIEFAAAFDRADMHAATAADFTWVQDLGIAGFPTLLAERNGQLALLTNGYQPLSVLSPLLGRWLERAACA; translated from the coding sequence ATGTGTTCCTGGTGCTGGGGCTTTGCCCCGGTGGCCAACGCGCTGGTCGAGCAGGCGCAGGCAGCAGGAGTGCACGTGCACCTGGTGGTGGGCGGTTTGCGTACCGGCAGTGGCGCGGCGCTTGAACCGACCACGCGGCGTTACATCCTCGAGCATTGGCAGGCGGTCACCGAGGCCACCGGCCAGCCGTTCAAACTGGAAGGGGCCTTGCCGGATGGATTCGTCTACGACACCGAGCCCGCCTGTCGGGCGCTAGTGACGGCGCGCAGCCTGGCGCCGGATTGTGCGTGGAAACTGCTCGGCCTGATTCAGCAGGCGTTTTATGCCGAAGGTCGCGATGTCACCCACGCCAGCGTTCTGGTTGAGCTGGCGGAGCGTGCCGGCCTGCCGCGCATCGAGTTCGCCGCCGCTTTCGACCGTGCCGATATGCACGCCGCTACGGCTGCCGATTTCACGTGGGTCCAGGACCTGGGCATTGCCGGTTTCCCGACCTTGCTGGCTGAGCGAAATGGTCAATTGGCGCTGCTGACCAATGGTTACCAGCCGCTCAGTGTACTTTCCCCGCTGCTCGGCCGCTGGCTGGAGCGCGCTGCCTGTGCATGA
- a CDS encoding DUF2059 domain-containing protein, with amino-acid sequence MTRLRAICTAVALVCASGQVFADTASHNASAEAFLTLAHADKLGTPVYMQVQQMFAQRFEQTKAPESKKAVLETYQAKANAALDQAIGWNKLKPDMVKLYTSNFSESELKDLVAFYQSPLGKKVLEKMPQLTQQSAQMTQAKLESAVPVVNKLLADMTAELTPKDATAPAKKKP; translated from the coding sequence ATGACTCGTCTTCGTGCCATCTGTACCGCGGTTGCACTGGTTTGCGCCAGCGGCCAGGTTTTTGCCGATACCGCCAGCCACAACGCCAGTGCCGAGGCCTTCCTGACCCTGGCGCACGCTGACAAATTGGGCACTCCGGTGTACATGCAAGTTCAGCAGATGTTCGCTCAACGCTTCGAGCAAACCAAAGCCCCGGAATCGAAAAAAGCCGTACTCGAAACCTACCAGGCCAAGGCTAACGCCGCCCTGGACCAGGCCATCGGCTGGAACAAGCTCAAACCGGACATGGTCAAGCTCTACACCAGCAACTTCTCCGAGTCCGAACTCAAGGACCTGGTAGCGTTCTACCAGTCGCCACTGGGCAAGAAAGTCCTGGAAAAAATGCCGCAGCTGACCCAGCAATCGGCCCAGATGACTCAAGCCAAGCTGGAAAGCGCAGTACCGGTGGTCAACAAGCTGCTGGCTGACATGACCGCCGAGCTGACGCCGAAAGACGCGACCGCTCCAGCCAAGAAAAAGCCTTAA
- a CDS encoding BolA family protein, which produces MTMQQRIESTLGLLQPQHLQVLDESHMHSRGLQTHYKAVVVSEQFAGLNRVKRHQKVYATLGELMGEFHALALHTYTPEEWAQIDAAPASPTCAGGSH; this is translated from the coding sequence ATGACCATGCAACAACGCATCGAATCGACGCTGGGGCTGCTGCAGCCCCAGCATCTGCAGGTGCTGGATGAAAGCCATATGCACAGCCGCGGGTTGCAGACCCACTACAAGGCTGTCGTGGTCAGTGAGCAGTTTGCCGGGCTCAATCGCGTCAAGCGTCACCAGAAGGTCTATGCCACGCTGGGCGAGTTGATGGGCGAGTTCCACGCGTTGGCGCTGCATACCTACACGCCAGAAGAGTGGGCACAGATCGACGCGGCTCCGGCTTCGCCGACTTGTGCAGGTGGCAGTCATTAA
- a CDS encoding deaminase domain-containing protein, protein MQTATAAPTPAQRHAGQQAEYETILSALQAVRTRASDLHGFYLSPSADSPLTLEYERTKTLLRTFFEDTSDNALSVHLRPLKGLLTEVSGIGDQCVFLTSHNDGTVDTHTIKDVTKSTGEIRAFQRALVGIGGYIRSDRVLPLPQVLKYYGLALPAEQNTDSLTRLIEQMEEKRAIHRLNLEQGLQISELIEQHQHILMLNVVSEIVTKEARSVIDILAREVTPPMTPHQLATQPTACLGRLLDTPKARDLGQRLLKTLNWYGSRSDEKTVPEIGAKLLLEALRLWYFLTLTDASHSIARYQLQHRANHGKSYPDILKHFRQHLEDSLRTRSPIETALLGRLCQARFPVEFQVRDIPHDLPYATSVVWVNFVHGAHLAHALDPTLLQRLTFQQITDLPLKKSQNASKALLQLIALTRVPAALTCAQAIDAVEPSAQTGDVQESRLKALQALEDHQVQLNEAIVQLDISAPKRLKLAEQQLKLAFATGVSPDPLRIRVMRNLYRSGKRVERNIMESTDLPQKTWPLLEVYASGGLNADNKWYITDDGKTARDWIRLSTDRTFESGPVDSDARSITLLPRNRTLPDIAVLFDEQFKSYLAKSKAAYELLIKSLLVTLPWADRKALEHGEVRVLSLRDETGRKADEETAAHTLPLRARMGFVLQATYKNAVRFYECLPRAGVIRPRADVTTAHVGGDRGHYFFVNRLVEEDYASYIAIRKHRLPFDQDAHATGSPPKSGATCLAILDPLGDALPPSRTPSADHDISPNLTLTSPRTQQIASFIATHLLYLDEKEVRREAWGVTPYERHLEEKHWLHSVKGFLPFWGSIEDLQSDKFGDRVLGAIGLVLDILSFAVPLGKFAAGSIRLAARAGRLGIRSTLPRMVKLSGKLLTSSLKNLNPLDGSVDLLRLVGRGVKGAGRAVVFLERRAVFQLKKLAGKADSYDLVSSLPQATEPGRWKPLTDADELGIVKGIEDVPVRKIDGHHYLVDPLSTRPYGPRLTPQNHELSLGRSSYDIVKKTDELVFFELPEQAHVRYQFDIDGRTTVFIDDVPYRLDGEELRRVEMIDDSSALTLVPCRPRRAPNNGSECLNSFVTGTPASTPEVGSFDETKGYAPWFGDRVSEAVSRPGHDGQFVTHEGNLYQIIDNIPTLYRGDITTLGFTKKWLVPRHEMPATLMFRKGIYGRIEVKGVYEGADDPHRIGAILVPSKDESSTYVFSRINTDKYYFATVPKGQSLSEPLTLKRLLKADMAEGTLGAELLTVYTGSLSANNIARMHSKEALELAMKTMDEIAIPIGTAPNPPGNMKFLKVDTSPGEALMFDHSTRMIVTRLPEGATTWSRSKDAPEDLRQRTASIFDTLFMSPTIDASKANSALRINQTMQKLHQLTPKRQRSFNPRNIAYAEVMTSSGQREIYVSVSGAQRATGHLPLFKQNLGADSVRVGESTYFNIDMNQNFPYTSLKVTDEGKLLAVPTTIKDIGTYKPVQSKKPTSLDSESKLIQVIREKYPDPKAIKSVNIATTMPPCESCSIVMKNFGYDGGENALQVLWS, encoded by the coding sequence ATGCAAACTGCAACTGCTGCGCCCACCCCAGCTCAACGGCATGCCGGCCAACAGGCCGAGTACGAGACAATACTGAGCGCGTTACAAGCCGTCAGGACGAGAGCCTCCGACCTGCATGGATTCTACCTGTCCCCCTCTGCGGACTCGCCCTTGACACTTGAGTACGAGCGCACGAAAACGCTTTTGCGCACGTTCTTCGAAGACACCAGTGACAACGCCTTGTCTGTGCATCTTCGACCACTTAAAGGACTCCTGACGGAAGTCAGTGGTATCGGCGATCAGTGCGTATTTTTGACGAGCCACAATGATGGCACCGTCGATACACATACGATCAAGGATGTAACAAAGTCCACTGGCGAGATTCGCGCCTTTCAGCGAGCGCTTGTGGGCATAGGTGGATACATACGCAGCGACAGGGTGTTGCCCCTGCCGCAGGTCTTGAAGTATTACGGCCTCGCCTTGCCTGCTGAACAAAACACGGACTCCCTGACCCGACTGATTGAACAGATGGAGGAGAAACGCGCCATTCACCGATTGAACCTGGAACAGGGACTGCAAATCAGTGAACTGATAGAACAGCACCAGCACATCTTGATGCTCAATGTCGTCAGCGAAATCGTCACAAAAGAAGCCCGTTCCGTCATCGACATCCTGGCCAGAGAAGTCACACCACCGATGACACCACACCAACTGGCCACCCAACCCACCGCCTGCCTTGGGCGCTTGCTCGACACCCCAAAAGCACGTGACCTGGGCCAACGCCTGCTGAAAACACTCAATTGGTACGGCAGCCGTTCCGATGAAAAAACAGTGCCTGAGATCGGCGCAAAACTGCTGCTGGAGGCGTTGCGACTGTGGTACTTCCTGACGCTTACCGATGCGTCACACAGCATTGCCCGCTATCAATTGCAACATCGCGCCAACCACGGCAAAAGCTACCCCGATATCCTCAAGCACTTCCGGCAACACCTGGAAGATTCACTTCGTACGCGATCGCCGATCGAAACAGCGCTGCTGGGCAGGCTCTGTCAAGCCAGGTTTCCAGTTGAATTCCAGGTGCGCGACATTCCCCACGACTTGCCCTATGCCACCTCTGTCGTCTGGGTCAATTTCGTTCACGGCGCCCATCTCGCTCATGCACTGGACCCAACCCTGTTGCAACGACTGACCTTCCAGCAAATCACCGATCTACCATTAAAAAAAAGCCAGAACGCCAGTAAAGCCCTGCTCCAGTTAATCGCCCTGACGCGTGTTCCAGCGGCGCTGACCTGCGCGCAAGCGATCGATGCAGTGGAACCGAGCGCGCAAACTGGCGATGTTCAGGAAAGCAGACTGAAAGCCTTGCAAGCGCTGGAAGACCACCAGGTGCAGTTGAACGAGGCAATTGTCCAACTCGATATCTCCGCTCCAAAACGGCTGAAGCTGGCAGAACAACAGCTGAAACTGGCATTCGCCACCGGCGTTAGCCCGGACCCGCTGCGCATCCGCGTGATGCGCAACCTCTATCGGTCGGGCAAGCGCGTTGAGCGCAACATCATGGAATCCACCGACCTGCCGCAGAAAACCTGGCCCTTGCTGGAGGTGTACGCCTCAGGCGGCTTGAACGCTGATAACAAGTGGTACATCACTGACGACGGCAAGACCGCCAGGGATTGGATCAGACTGTCCACTGACCGCACGTTTGAATCGGGCCCGGTAGATTCCGATGCTCGCTCCATCACCTTACTACCACGCAACCGCACCCTGCCTGATATTGCCGTTCTATTCGACGAGCAATTCAAAAGCTACCTCGCCAAATCAAAAGCAGCCTACGAACTGCTGATCAAAAGCCTGCTGGTCACATTGCCGTGGGCCGATCGCAAGGCGCTGGAACATGGTGAAGTCAGGGTACTCAGCCTCAGGGATGAAACCGGGCGCAAGGCCGATGAAGAAACTGCAGCACACACTCTGCCGCTTAGGGCACGCATGGGGTTTGTGCTGCAAGCCACTTACAAAAACGCCGTGCGCTTCTACGAGTGCCTGCCCCGTGCCGGCGTCATAAGACCGCGCGCCGATGTGACAACCGCCCATGTCGGTGGCGACCGTGGTCATTATTTTTTCGTCAACCGCCTTGTCGAGGAGGACTATGCCTCCTACATCGCCATACGCAAACACCGCTTGCCATTCGACCAGGATGCCCATGCAACCGGCTCGCCGCCGAAATCAGGAGCCACCTGCCTCGCGATTCTTGACCCACTCGGCGACGCCCTCCCCCCTTCTCGAACGCCGTCGGCAGATCACGACATTTCTCCCAACCTCACGCTGACATCCCCTCGCACGCAACAAATCGCGTCCTTCATTGCTACACACCTGCTTTACCTGGATGAAAAGGAGGTGCGTCGAGAGGCTTGGGGAGTGACCCCATACGAACGCCATCTCGAGGAAAAACACTGGCTTCACAGCGTCAAGGGATTCCTGCCATTCTGGGGGAGCATCGAAGACCTTCAATCGGACAAATTCGGTGATCGCGTTCTCGGCGCAATCGGCCTGGTGCTCGATATCCTGTCATTTGCAGTTCCCTTGGGTAAGTTCGCCGCAGGCAGCATCAGGCTGGCCGCACGAGCTGGCAGATTGGGGATTCGCTCGACATTGCCGCGAATGGTGAAGCTGTCCGGCAAACTGTTGACTTCGAGCTTGAAGAACCTCAACCCCCTGGACGGTTCAGTGGATCTGCTGCGGCTCGTTGGCAGGGGCGTAAAAGGCGCCGGACGTGCAGTCGTCTTCCTGGAAAGACGGGCAGTGTTCCAATTAAAAAAACTCGCCGGCAAGGCCGATAGCTACGACTTGGTCAGCAGCCTGCCTCAGGCCACCGAACCGGGACGCTGGAAACCGCTGACGGATGCCGACGAGCTGGGTATTGTCAAAGGCATCGAAGATGTGCCGGTTCGAAAGATCGACGGCCACCACTACCTGGTTGACCCGCTGTCCACCCGCCCCTATGGACCTCGACTCACTCCGCAGAACCATGAACTTTCACTCGGTCGCTCAAGCTACGACATCGTGAAGAAAACCGACGAGCTGGTTTTCTTTGAACTCCCGGAACAGGCACACGTTCGTTACCAGTTCGACATCGATGGGCGCACGACAGTCTTCATCGACGACGTCCCGTACCGTCTGGACGGCGAAGAACTGCGCCGCGTCGAGATGATCGATGACAGCAGCGCATTGACGTTAGTCCCCTGCCGGCCACGCCGCGCGCCAAACAACGGCAGCGAATGCCTCAATAGTTTTGTGACAGGGACACCCGCCTCGACACCGGAAGTCGGCTCGTTCGACGAAACCAAAGGTTACGCGCCCTGGTTTGGCGACCGGGTGTCCGAAGCGGTTAGCCGACCCGGTCATGACGGCCAGTTTGTAACCCATGAGGGCAATCTTTATCAGATCATCGACAACATCCCGACGCTGTACAGAGGCGACATCACCACACTTGGCTTTACCAAGAAGTGGCTGGTGCCTCGCCACGAGATGCCGGCCACCCTGATGTTCCGCAAAGGTATTTATGGCCGTATCGAGGTCAAGGGGGTTTACGAGGGCGCCGATGACCCGCACCGGATCGGGGCCATTCTGGTGCCGTCCAAAGATGAATCGAGTACTTATGTCTTCAGCCGAATCAATACCGACAAGTATTACTTTGCGACAGTGCCCAAAGGGCAAAGCCTGAGCGAGCCGCTGACATTGAAACGCCTGTTGAAGGCTGACATGGCTGAAGGCACCTTGGGTGCGGAACTGCTAACGGTGTACACCGGGTCATTGAGCGCCAACAACATCGCACGCATGCACAGTAAAGAAGCCCTTGAGCTCGCGATGAAAACCATGGACGAAATCGCCATTCCGATCGGAACGGCCCCTAACCCTCCGGGCAACATGAAATTCCTGAAGGTCGACACCAGTCCCGGAGAAGCACTGATGTTCGATCATTCAACCCGAATGATCGTCACTCGACTGCCCGAAGGCGCCACGACATGGAGCAGGAGCAAGGATGCTCCGGAGGACTTGCGTCAGCGCACCGCCAGTATCTTCGATACGCTGTTCATGTCGCCGACGATCGACGCCAGCAAGGCCAACAGCGCACTAAGGATCAACCAGACCATGCAGAAGCTGCACCAGTTGACCCCCAAGCGCCAACGCTCCTTCAATCCGAGAAACATTGCCTACGCCGAGGTCATGACCAGCAGTGGGCAACGGGAAATCTACGTCAGCGTTTCCGGCGCCCAGCGAGCGACCGGGCACTTGCCGCTGTTCAAACAGAATCTTGGAGCGGATTCGGTTCGGGTCGGCGAATCAACCTACTTCAACATCGACATGAATCAGAACTTTCCCTACACCTCTCTCAAAGTGACCGATGAAGGCAAGTTGCTGGCCGTGCCGACGACCATCAAGGACATCGGCACCTACAAGCCAGTGCAGTCGAAAAAACCGACGTCACTGGACAGCGAAAGCAAGTTGATCCAAGTGATTCGGGAAAAGTACCCCGACCCCAAGGCGATCAAGTCCGTCAATATCGCCACGACGATGCCCCCGTGCGAATCGTGCTCGATCGTGATGAAAAATTTCGGTTATGACGGCGGGGAAAACGCGCTCCAGGTACTGTGGAGTTAA
- a CDS encoding rhodanese-related sulfurtransferase, protein MTQQIVVAALYKFVTLENYVDLREPLLKAMVDNGIKGTLLIANEGINGTVSGSREGIDGLMAWLKNDPRMDDIDHKESYCDEQPFYRTKVKLKKEIVTLGVEGVDPNKKVGTYVDPQDWNALISDPEVLLIDTRNDYEVSIGTFEGAIDPKTTSFREFPDYIKANFDPAVHKKVAMFCTGGIRCEKASSYMLSEGFDEVYHLKGGILKYLEEVPQEETKWQGDCFVFDNRVTVRHDLSEGDYDQCHACRTPVSVEDRASEHYVAGISCPHCWDKLSEKTRRSAIDRQKQIELAKARNMPHPIGYNYKQITSEA, encoded by the coding sequence ATGACACAACAGATTGTCGTGGCGGCACTGTATAAGTTCGTCACCCTGGAAAATTACGTCGACCTGCGCGAGCCCCTGCTCAAGGCGATGGTCGACAACGGCATCAAAGGCACCCTGCTGATCGCCAATGAAGGCATCAACGGCACCGTGTCCGGCAGCCGCGAAGGCATCGACGGGCTCATGGCCTGGCTCAAGAACGACCCGCGCATGGACGACATCGACCATAAAGAGTCGTACTGCGACGAGCAGCCGTTCTACCGCACCAAAGTCAAACTCAAGAAAGAAATCGTCACCCTCGGCGTGGAAGGCGTGGACCCGAACAAAAAGGTCGGCACTTACGTTGATCCGCAGGACTGGAACGCGCTGATCAGTGATCCGGAAGTGTTGTTGATCGATACCCGAAACGACTATGAAGTGTCGATTGGTACCTTTGAAGGCGCGATCGACCCGAAAACCACCAGTTTTCGCGAATTCCCCGACTACATCAAAGCCAACTTCGACCCGGCCGTGCACAAGAAGGTCGCGATGTTCTGCACCGGCGGCATTCGTTGTGAAAAGGCCTCGAGCTATATGCTCAGCGAAGGCTTCGATGAGGTCTATCACCTCAAGGGCGGCATCCTGAAGTACCTCGAAGAGGTGCCGCAGGAAGAAACCAAATGGCAGGGGGACTGCTTCGTGTTCGACAATCGCGTGACCGTTCGCCACGATCTGAGCGAAGGCGACTACGATCAGTGCCACGCCTGTCGTACGCCGGTCAGCGTCGAAGACCGTGCATCCGAACATTACGTGGCCGGTATCAGTTGCCCGCATTGCTGGGACAAACTGAGCGAGAAAACCCGTCGCAGCGCCATCGATCGGCAAAAGCAGATCGAGCTGGCCAAGGCTCGCAACATGCCTCACCCGATCGGCTACAACTACAAGCAAATCACCTCCGAGGCTTGA